The nucleotide sequence AACAGTGCTTGTGAGGAGAAGAGACCCAGCCATCAGGGGTATACAACATGAACAGATAAAATGATGAACCTTTCCAAGTTACTAGAATCAATATTAAACAAAATATTAAGTCATGGATTAAGATGATAGTAATATAACATTATTCACTTGAAAAAGCCATTTTATTGAAGGAAGTCTTTTCACTTCATTGACAAATATTAGAACCattttatatttgtaattatGTTTTGCTCAAAGCAAACTAAGGCCAAgaagatggaagactgaagaatcaGCATCAAAAACCAGTTGCATCGTAGAAATGCTAGAGCAGatgtggggggaaatgacaaaaaaaaaaccactatgAAGTATAATGGAATGGAATTCCAGGATAGGTGTGTGAAAAAACCCCATAAGAACCTAGAAGGAATTTGGAGGACAAACAGGATCTTTTTTCATAACTTGAAAAAGAGCTGGCAAATGTTGTAAACTTTTTGTCAGAAACTGGCCTGACAGAAGCAATGTAGCTCAACTGACCATTTTCTTGTGCGGAACCATGTTTTGAGGTTCCCAAAGTTCCCCTGGGAAGAAAGACTGACTGTTTAAACCActcagggaactgtagctctgtgaggggaataggtgtcacctaataactctcagcatccACTACAAACTACAGATTCCAGGATACTGCTTCAAACGCATAGTGTAGATGGGGGCGATAGTAGTGAAACAGAAAGGACAATCACAGGCATTGCTCCCACTCTCTAGTGCTGCCCCTTCATTAATCACAAAAAAGCACACCAAATCAAAAAGTCTCAAATGCAATTTCAGAGAGCGACGAACAAGCTTGTCCTAGCACCGAAATAAGGGAAGGCGCAGGCAAAGTTCAGTCTATTATTTAATCAGTGCTCTGCTTCCAGCCATGTACACTGTACTAGACATTTGAGGGGGAGTTTTGTTGTAGTTAAGTGACAAGAATATATTAGGATTTATTCTTAGCATCTACTGATGCCTAACATTTTAGTCAAAACATTCTGGATATGCTTTCATTTTCACACTAGCATCATATGGTGACATACTGACAAGCACCAAAATAGATTTTGTTATGATTTGCAACATATgccaaatatgtgcattttatttcAGTGTTAAGTGACAAGCATATGCTTTGAGAAGCAGAGTTTGTATAATGAACACAACTTCTTTGCTGTCAGAAACAATTCTGTACCTCTTGCCACATTTTAAACTTTGCAGACTAAACATTTGCCAGGAGGTAATTTTCATTCTGTAGCTGCTACTTCTGCATTTCATGTGTAATCTGGGACAGTCCACTCCAGTTTGAATGTCCAGGAGGGTTTAGGTGAACACCTAAAGCTAGCTGGTGTGTAAGAAAGGCACTCTGTTCACAAGAAACTTGAACACTGCTTCAACTATATTAATAACCAGCAGAATAATCAAAATACAAGGAAAAAACGTGATTTacagaacacagttttaacactcACTGCGTCAGTTCTAATACGCCCTTTCTAGACAGAGTCCACGCAATTCCCTCTTTTTTATCTTTTGGAATATCATTTTTATCTTCGTAAGCCAAGAAGTAGAGGGAGAACTTCATAGCAGGGAAGTCAAACTTGTTGAGTAGGCTAGAAAGATAAACAGCTTGAAATTAAATTTATGTGAGAAAAGCAGACAGATAACACACTCACCAAAGACATTCTAGGTTTTGTAATCAAGTTCTCATGCTCACGTCCAAAAGGTTATGAACATTTAGAAAATataagtcttgtggcaccttaaagggtAACAAATTTATGATGATGCAAGCTTTTGCAAACAAGAATCCACTTCAGAGATAGATCAAAAGAAAACTTAGGCAATAATCTATTTTTAAAGCGCCACAAGGTAATTTGGTGTTTTTACTGCAGAAGACTAACGCACTCAATTACTGTAGTCTAGAAAGTCAACATTTGCTCCTCTTCTTCATAGTTATAACAGGACTGCCAGAAATGCAGAACATGATACTCTCACCACTGCCATTTAAGGGGCAATACTATGCCCCATGTGTATGCCATAGGCAAGAAGAGGCAAACAAATAGTTGGGGTAGTTtgccttttaattttaaaaagtgcacaGCGTGTTTTTTCGGCATGCTTACTTGGACAGCAATCCAAACCGACCACCGCTGAGGCTCTATGTCTAGGTGCCTTTTTTTCTTCAGAgggttttgttattgttattattcatttcatttctatacagtcatacctcgggttacagttgcttcaggttgcgttttttcgggttacagaccattgaaacccggaagtaccggaacggcttacttccgggtttcggaggtcacgcatgtgcagaaacgctaaatcgcgctttgtacatgcgcagaagcgccgaatcgcaacccgtgcatgcacagacgcgggtttCAAACGCTGCAGTTTGCGAaagtgcatcccgcatggatcacattcgcaatccgagcgtccactgtaccacTTTAAATCTCAAAGccgtttacaacacattaaaacatcagagaaacaacccagaataaaacaaattcaggcATCAAAGAAAAGATTTCAgctccttctctaagtgacattttgctttcatcAGTTGCCAACTTGGCATCCAGAGATCACCACATGGGCATAATTGGACCCAAACTATATGCCTGGCTCATGACTAATTTCCAACACTGATCTAGAGTACAGGGCCTCTCCAACCTCCCATTGCTCCCTCCAGCAGCAAACAGAATTCCATGGTGTGGAGAGAACTCAGAATTACCAAGGCTTGTAATTTCTACTCAGGAATGCTGTTTCATAGGCAACATTACCAAGCTCTAATCTCTGACCAGTTTCTACCAGTTGGTGGGGCAGGTAGATGAGCAGTTTGTTCACCAAGCATGGCGTGGATCACTTCACAGTTCTAGGAGAGGCAGAACTTTTATGTCCCACTGTTAAGCTCTGTATCACCAACATGAAATATTTAGAAACATTCTTGTTCAAATTTGTTGCATCTTAAGCCATGCTAAAAGCAGGTCATGCAATTATGTCTCCAATGTCGTATCCTTACAGGACTGGCACGCTTGCAGTTTAGAACAGACGATTGTGAGACGCTAATGAGAAAAAAAAGAGCCAGCCAAAAAAATCAGTTGGTACTTACGTCATTCCGAGAACCTTAGTATAAAACTCCAGAGACTTTTTGGGATCTTTTACCCTGAGCATCGTCTGTTGTAGCAGAAAATCCTACAGAAATATATAACACTGCAATGTAGCTTTTACTTGAATGATTTTGTTAATTCGAGCTCCACATACAAAACGTAAAGTGTACAGAAACTATACAGTTAATGCTTTCAAGATTATTACTGTTCTGTGAATAGTGCCAGATGAACAAATTATGTAGTTAAAGtgaaaggctacaatcctaaacgtACTTATTAAAGAGTAAGCCTCACTGCCTAGAGCAAGACTCATTTGTGAGTGAGTAGACATAAGACTGTTTTGTTACACTGCAAgcaaaacttgggggggggaggaggagcagagcaATAAGAGTCTTTGCCAAATCCCAAACACGGCCACCTTGGCCAGCAAGGGCAGAAAGGGATGGCTTTTCTTACCATTTCACTGCAACAGCTCCAGGCTGGCATTACTGAGAGGCCTGAAGTACTAGGCCTCTCAGAGGACCCACAATGTTTTGGATCCAACAGTAAGGATAATTTTAGAAGGGGAAATAGCATGAAAGCATAGATGTGTAATGTATAAAGTGGTctgaatgtttaaaatatctgTGCTGTACAACACAAGTTTAATTGTTTAGTAGTTGGAAAATTGGGTAAAGGGATCTGGAATGTAAGATGATTTGGTttatttaaagaaccagaagagggggtggagggaagtatggggatttggggtgtgtgtgtaaaaatgtgttcttcttgattattttttaatgttaatgAGAAATGTGTGGGGTAATCTGGTATTGATACAGTGTGGCAtatattggatttttaaaaattgaaaataaattacacacacacacacacttgccttgGAACCTAACCGCTGTGTAAATTGGGAATTGCCTGTATTTTAAACTGGGGTTGCAGATGCAACGGTTCCAGAatagtttttaaaatacatatgacTGCGCAATAACAGTCAAACTCTGTGTCCTAGTCCGACACAGAAACAAATGGGACTGAGCAAAATGCTTTGATTGGGGTTCAagtacagcaggcataggcaaactgaccctccagatgctgtgagactacaattcccatcatccctgaccacgggtcctgttagctagggatcatgggagttgtagtctcaaaaacatctggagggccgagtttgcctatgcttgaagTACAGTGTCTTTATTCCAGATTATTTCTATGCATGCAAAAGCATTGCaagaaattgtattttaaagccactagcagtacatttccaagcaggtTCTTTCAACCGTCCTACTGTGTTGAAGGGGGCTTATTAATGGGTTCAGTGTGCAGCCCAAGCAAGGCCACAACCTTACACCAGTTATGCTGAAATCCTACACAAACTCAACGAGGCTTATTTCTCAGTAAAGCGTGTGTAGTAGCATTACCCTGTGAACAATGCTTTACTTAGTAGGGCATTTCCAAGTAAATGGAAATGCAGAGGCCTGGGCGCCTGTAAGAAACGGACAGCTAAAGCAAGGCAAACGTGGGTTAAAGGATCTCGCTATATACTCTCCCAGGAAAGATTACAGCTCCTCACCAAGAACAGATCGCACAGAGACTCTAAACCGCGATAGCCGGCGAGCTCAAGCATGCCGGGAGAGATATGATCCTTCGAGTCACGGCGCTAAAGTTCAGCCACGCAAATATTCGGGTGAAAGGCGATCGCTGGCTGGCCCTGCCTCGGCTCTGTATCTCCAAGCCCGAAAAGAGAACCGAGCCCGTCTCTTTTGCACGCCGCTTGCAAAGGGAGAGGTCCCCTTGCAAGGAGTTAATGCAACTTCCCAACGCTTTGCAATTCTGCGCCCCCTACAAAAAGCAACCCTCCCTCCATTTTATATATGCACACATTAAAAATCATCTCCTCGCTTTACCTTCGTGCTGGGATGAGGGTCGGAGCAGACACTGAAGGCCGCTTCATCGGTGAGGCCGACGGGCTCCCCTTGCTCGGACATGTTGAGGCTCTGGAGACGAACTGCTTCCCGGAGTGGATCCTAAACCCTACAAGCGTCTAGCTGTCGCGACAGGGAGAACGAGGTTCCCTGAATCTCTGGCCAATAGTGACCAGTCATGCAAATCAGGGCACCTCGCGTCATGCAATCCCTTCCGCCTATAGCAGCGCCGCTTCCCTAGGACGAAATCTCTGTtcctacaactcccagaatccccaGCAAAGCCGGTGATTTTTAATCCCGTCCTTCGCAGATTGCGACACTGTTCCTTTTTCAGGGAAGCGGAAGCAGTAAATGTTAATTCAGATCATAAAAAATGGTTAGCTAAAAAattccagcccggacactgaaagcACTATAGGCACAGTATTTTACAATCTTGGTAACCATTTTCAAGTCAATGCCAGGTTTCTCATGCATTCGAGAAGAAAGTCGCGGAACTCTCCTGCCATGCTATGCAACAACTTCATTCCATTTAATGTGCTGAGCTTGTTTATTTTGTTGTAGAACTTCTACCTCTTTACTTTCTGATGGATATGGGTTTATGTTAGCTCCTGTCTTTGATGTAAACTTCTGACTTTTTCCACAGGCTGCGTACCAGACTCAAGTATGGTGGTAATGCACCAAAGTATACGACAGAAATAGAGCATCAAGATAAGAAAAGTGCTTCAGTTTTACTGTGGAATTTAAGCTGCTATACTGGAAGGAAGTCaacctccagaatttcaggccacacttttattgtacttcaccaaTAAAAAATCAGTATGTATATAAAACTTAAAACCATGATACCTTCTTTATGcactatttcttttaaaaagcaagtgttcAAAAGCTTGTGCTACTGATTCTCATGGAGAATGCGTGTGTTTGCAGTTATCTAGTAATGGAGACATCATCTGTGATAAGCCTAGAATGTAGAAAAAGCAGGATAACTTTAAAAAGCACGACCAGCTACTGATCCTCATTTGATTTATCCTCAGCAATACTGTCAAAATCCTTTCAGGGATGCCCATTCTTTTACCTCTTACTTTAGAAGCTTATAGACAGCCCATTTGCAGCACAAATATTCTAAGATGGGGAAACAAAGCTAACAGCCTCTTTCATTTGTGGCAGTGTGAGACATTTATCTCCATGAAGAAGAAGGTCAAGGAGATAGTCCTTGGCTAGGTTCGCATAGAGGGTCAGAGAACGACCCAAATCTATGTGTAGCAAGAGTTGTCTTTGGTTGGGAGTGGTGGTGGAGTTTGGCTGGGCAACGCAACAGCAGCTTGTTGGAAAGACATGGGCCACGCGCGCATGTCgtacttttaaagcactatggtatcACCTGATAAACTTCCTAAAGAATTCTGTAGCCCTATTGCCTTACCGGAGCAACCGCTCTCACAGCACTTTCATAATCCCTTTTTCATGGAAACTTGGGGAATTGTAGGTGACCAAGGAACAGAATGAGATGTAGCCTATGATCCTAAACACACGTGTATAATTGAACTGTTAAATGCTAATGAGCACAATGTGCAAAGTATGGTTTTGTGCTCTAAATTAACAGTTACTTGGGAAATTGGTTTTAGGGTCCTAGTGGAAAACTCTGGCACTGAGAAAGATTAATATCATTACAGTATTATGATATCACTAAAAGAGTACCCAGAACCGCTCAGGAAGCTTAGAAATCCCAAaacattgtgatttttaaatggatcaAAATGGCACACGGTGTCCAAATGTTAATGAAGAATGCCGCCTCCACCTTGGGAATCTTCATGTCGTTTGGCGACAATATATTGAAAGACAGCCAAACTTACACCAAAAATAGGCAAAGTCACAATCAAAATGGTGCCTGGCAaagaccacccccacccctcacatACACATTGGGAATCCTCATGCTGAGTTTGGCAGCAATATATTTAGAGGCAGCCAACCCTTTGCCAAGAAACAGATGAATTCATGCAAAAGTCACGTTTTGATCTGCCATCTTGTTTCAAAATGGCACCAGGCATCCAAACATTGACATAGACCCCCACTTGCCTCTTGGGAACGATATCTCGAGAGTTTGGCAATGATATCTCGAGAGGCAGCCCAACCTCTAGATGGTGCATATCTTTGGTgcatcatttaaaataaaatgtgtcatTCTGCTCACTCGCTCACAAAGAATATACAAGAGAGATGGAGATAGATCTGGTTTGTTCAGCCTTAGCAGTAGAAGGATCATCACAGCTTTGTGAAAGCAGACTTTGATTCAGGCCTAAAGTGGACCTGCTCCTTGTACACAGCACCCCTGTGTCCATAAaataggagagagggagggaggagggagggagagagagagagactaattaACAGAAACAAAAGCTGAAACAGAACTTTGCAAATACTGTAAAATCTAACTCAGAGATTTTTTTATGAGTTGAATGACTGAGATAAACAAGAAGCATGTTTAGCATTGCCTACCCCAGAGATGTCAAGTGCACTCATTTACTTCCTTTCAAGTATATAAGCAAATGGTAGTCAGCTGCCGCTATTTAGCAAAGCAAAATGTTGCTGCAGTAATAGCACAAATCTTTATACAACTGGCCCTGGGTAGCCTAGTTCTTTCTGATCAGGATCTAGAGTATTGCAGTGTGTCTTCATGTACACTGAATTTACCGTACCTGAGAGGCTAGATGCACATTCTGCTTTTGTACACCTCGGCTGCCACAATGAAAGGTATTTGCCTAGCAATGGGGATTGTATAGTTTGCTTCCAAGCTGTCAGCAACACTTTTGTGTGGATCTCTCCCCCATTTGAGTAGATGCTTGTATGTATCATTTGTGCAATAAagtgggtaaaaggtaaaggtaaaggtacccctgaccgtacgggccagtcttgccagactctagggttgtgcgctcatctcactctataggccgggagccagcgctgtccggagacacttccgggtcacgtggccagcgtgacatcgctgctttggcgagccagcgcagcacacggaacgccgtttaccttcccgctagtaagcggtccctatttatctacttgcacccgagggtgctttcgaactgctaggttggcaagcgctgggaccaagcgacgggagcgcaccccgccgcggggattcgaaccgccgacctttcgatcggcaagtcctaggtgctgaggctttaacccacagcgccacccgcgtgtaaGTGGGTACCTTATGATAAATAGCAACAGCACTGCTGCACTTCTGTGCAATAAACCatttgtggtgggtttttttttttaaagtaagacaTTTCATGATAAGAAAAGTAATGGTGGGGAAATGTGGAACAACTGCCATTTGACAGCAATGTTGTGTAGCATCCACACAGATGTTGTGCGAACAGATCAAGATGAACACTCCATAAACAGGTTTTCTGGAAGCAACCATACAACATTACAGTTGGGCTTGCATCATGATTCCATCCCATTATTGGGTGGGCAGGTTCTGTGCCCAACTGCCAGTGTGGTTCATGCACACCTTAGAATGTAATGTGTCCTTCCACATATAGTCCCAGGTGGGTTCTTGGAAGCCTGTTTAAACTGCATTAGCTGTGTGAGTCGGCTTTTTATGAATTCTTCCACCCACTATTCCTGGGTTTCATTTTGTTctgaagaggagagagaaactgCTCTGATCTCAGTGGATGAATTCACTGTGACTGCGTTAGTGGTTCATTCATCTTTTTGAACAAGGTAAGTCAGAGGACATTCTTGTGTTGGGAGAGAGGGGAATACTTGACATCTTGTGTCttgttttagaggaggaaaactggAGAACACAAGCCTATAGAGGAAGACCTGCTGCCCTCTGTACAGTATAATGAAACCCTGTCTCAGTGGTCTGGCGAAAGAAGCAGTATCGGCAATAGtcttagcacaaggatggaagaatgaggaaaccccaatgaaagaacagtggcaagaaaaactgatgagctatacggaatggctaaattgacatataaaCTGCGTGACAAGGACaatcgt is from Podarcis raffonei isolate rPodRaf1 chromosome 3, rPodRaf1.pri, whole genome shotgun sequence and encodes:
- the GLO1 gene encoding lactoylglutathione lyase yields the protein MSEQGEPVGLTDEAAFSVCSDPHPSTKDFLLQQTMLRVKDPKKSLEFYTKVLGMTLLNKFDFPAMKFSLYFLAYEDKNDIPKDKKEGIAWTLSRKGVLELTHNWGTENDESQAYHNGNSDPRGFGHIGIAVPDVNAACKRFEELGVKFVKKPDDGKMKGLAFIQDPDGYWIEILNPNHMINIIPIGNTA